The following are from one region of the Sandaracinaceae bacterium genome:
- a CDS encoding serine/threonine protein kinase, with product MRICPRCGLKYPNDQSRCFVDNATLEQTADPWLGQTLAGRYLIEEMIGEGGMATVYRARHTLVDRPVAVKIMAPHLRGSEQLAERFRREAKNAAALTHPNIIEIHDHGETAEGGLFMVMELLRGRPLADLVAAGPMNPADVCAYGLQIATGLARAHDFDVLHRDLKPDNIFICDGPPGTRGTAKLLDFGIGRSMGDSRLTNAGEIFGTPQYMAPERLTNIDAGASADLYALGCILFEMITGRPPFESQEITGYFIKHMQEPPPRPSSLAPACPRRLEELILALLEKKPEQRPVDAHALIHTLQELAPKDDAPGPAPIHVPSRPQVAPTLPPTTLERWARRTAIFDQMLTRAFPGGDAPAALRAQLEEIREMLRTIQNLRTRGLGEQRKLETLDHEARENRARMGHAMHVLAEDLSSARTAARSAEADVAPYFTAEKQGETAVTEAYERLAAGGGLRPPKDPAGDVQRLLRELADGLDRWQLARGASEKARAWLDGKRQEVTDLDFQVKSMREVLERTETTMSANKAASEQALMDSGRAVEDFEQRLLVLAGHYCEGLRMRPELGDLFQQLETQR from the coding sequence ATGCGCATCTGCCCTCGGTGCGGCCTCAAGTACCCCAACGACCAATCGCGCTGTTTCGTCGACAACGCCACCCTCGAGCAGACCGCCGACCCCTGGCTCGGACAGACCCTGGCGGGCCGCTACCTGATCGAAGAGATGATTGGCGAGGGCGGCATGGCCACGGTGTACCGCGCGCGCCACACGCTGGTGGACCGCCCCGTGGCCGTGAAGATCATGGCGCCGCACCTGCGCGGCAGCGAGCAGCTGGCCGAGCGCTTCCGTCGCGAGGCCAAGAACGCCGCGGCGCTCACGCACCCAAACATCATCGAGATCCACGACCACGGCGAGACTGCCGAGGGCGGCCTCTTCATGGTCATGGAGCTGCTGCGCGGGCGGCCGCTCGCCGACCTGGTGGCGGCGGGCCCCATGAACCCGGCCGACGTCTGCGCCTACGGGCTGCAGATCGCTACGGGTCTGGCGCGTGCCCACGACTTCGATGTGCTGCACCGCGACCTGAAGCCCGACAACATCTTCATCTGCGACGGCCCGCCCGGGACGCGCGGCACGGCGAAGCTGCTGGACTTCGGCATCGGGCGCTCCATGGGCGACTCGCGCCTCACCAACGCGGGCGAGATCTTCGGCACGCCCCAGTACATGGCCCCCGAGCGGCTCACCAACATCGACGCGGGCGCCTCGGCCGACCTCTATGCGCTCGGCTGCATCCTGTTCGAGATGATCACGGGGCGTCCGCCCTTCGAGTCGCAGGAGATCACGGGCTATTTCATCAAGCACATGCAGGAGCCGCCCCCGCGGCCCAGCAGCCTGGCGCCAGCCTGTCCGCGGCGCCTCGAAGAGCTGATCCTGGCGCTCCTGGAGAAGAAGCCCGAGCAGCGGCCAGTGGATGCGCACGCGTTGATCCACACGCTGCAGGAGCTGGCCCCCAAGGACGACGCGCCGGGGCCTGCTCCCATCCATGTGCCCTCGCGGCCCCAGGTGGCGCCCACGCTGCCGCCCACCACGCTCGAGCGCTGGGCACGCCGCACGGCCATCTTCGACCAGATGCTGACGCGCGCGTTCCCCGGGGGCGACGCGCCTGCCGCGCTGCGCGCCCAGCTCGAGGAGATCCGCGAGATGCTGCGCACCATCCAGAACCTGCGCACGCGGGGCCTGGGCGAGCAGCGCAAGCTGGAGACGCTGGACCACGAGGCGCGCGAGAACCGGGCCCGCATGGGTCACGCCATGCACGTGCTGGCCGAGGACCTGTCGAGCGCCCGCACCGCGGCTCGCAGCGCCGAGGCCGATGTGGCGCCGTACTTCACCGCCGAGAAGCAGGGCGAGACCGCGGTGACCGAGGCCTACGAGCGCCTCGCGGCAGGGGGTGGCCTGCGCCCCCCCAAGGATCCGGCGGGTGACGTGCAGCGCCTGTTGCGCGAGCTGGCCGACGGCCTCGACCGCTGGCAGCTGGCGCGCGGGGCCTCCGAGAAGGCGCGCGCGTGGCTGGACGGCAAGCGCCAAGAGGTCACGGACCTCGACTTCCAGGTCAAGAGCATGCGCGAGGTGCTGGAGCGCACCGAGACCACCATGAGCGCCAACAAGGCGGCCTCCGAGCAGGCGCTCATGGACAGCGGGCGCGCCGTGGAAGACTTCGAACAGCGGCTGCTGGTCCTGGCAGGGCACTACTGCGAGGGGCTGCGCATGCGCCCGGAGCTGGGCGACCTCTTCCAGCAGCTCGAGACCCAGCGTTGA
- a CDS encoding enoyl-[acyl-carrier-protein] reductase gives MLSIDLRGKRAFVAGVADDGGFGFAIAKALAEAGASVCVGTWPPALGIFENMLRRGKLDESMTLASGEKMTFERVYPLDAEYDTLESTPADIRESKRYRERGDFSIEGVKNALIADFGEGCLDIVVHSLANGPEVKNPLLETSRHGYLAAIGASAYSFTALVQQLGPLVRPGGSFVGLTYLAAERVVPGYGGGMSTAKAALESDTRVLAFEAGRKWGHRVNVISAGPFASRAASAIGFIGRMIDYYAANSPLPEALTAAEVGNTAAFLCSPLASGITGETLHVDKGYNTMAVPADVQGILEALARE, from the coding sequence ATGCTCTCCATTGATCTGCGCGGAAAGCGCGCGTTCGTCGCCGGGGTCGCCGACGACGGTGGGTTCGGGTTCGCCATCGCCAAGGCGCTGGCCGAGGCAGGCGCGAGCGTGTGCGTGGGCACCTGGCCCCCGGCGCTCGGCATCTTCGAGAACATGCTCCGGCGCGGGAAGCTGGACGAGTCCATGACCCTGGCCTCGGGCGAGAAGATGACGTTCGAACGGGTCTACCCGCTCGACGCCGAGTACGACACCCTCGAGAGCACGCCCGCGGACATCCGCGAGAGCAAGCGCTACCGAGAGCGAGGCGACTTCAGCATCGAGGGCGTGAAGAACGCGCTGATCGCGGACTTCGGCGAGGGCTGCCTGGACATCGTGGTGCACAGCCTGGCCAACGGGCCCGAGGTCAAGAACCCGTTGCTCGAGACCAGCCGGCACGGCTACCTCGCCGCCATCGGGGCCTCGGCCTACAGCTTCACGGCGCTGGTGCAGCAGCTGGGGCCGCTGGTGCGTCCGGGAGGCAGCTTCGTGGGGCTCACCTATCTCGCGGCCGAGCGCGTGGTACCGGGCTACGGCGGCGGCATGTCCACGGCCAAGGCGGCGCTCGAGAGCGACACGCGGGTGCTGGCCTTCGAGGCCGGCCGCAAGTGGGGCCATCGCGTGAACGTCATCAGCGCGGGGCCCTTCGCGTCGCGCGCGGCGTCGGCCATCGGCTTCATCGGGCGCATGATCGACTACTACGCGGCCAACTCGCCGCTGCCCGAGGCGCTGACCGCGGCCGAGGTGGGCAACACGGCGGCGTTCCTGTGCAGCCCGCTCGCCAGCGGCATCACGGGCGAGACCCTGCACGTGGACAAGGGCTACAACACCATGGCCGTGCCGGCCGACGTGCAGGGCATCCTCGAAGCGCTCGCGCGCGAATAG
- a CDS encoding flap endonuclease produces the protein MQVHLLDGTYELFRAHFGAPSRQSPSGQEVGATVGLLRSFAALLREPGVTHVACAFDTVIESFRNDLFAGYKTGEGMDPLLYAQFPLAERACEALGIVTWPMRDVEADDALASAAARLRDDPSVTRVLVCSPDKDLTQCVRGERVVSFDRRKQETLTEAGVLAKFGVPPASIPDYLALVGDTADGIPGIPRWGQKGAAAVLLRYGHLEAIPDDAAAWDVSVRGAAALAQNLAAQREDACLFRTLATLREDVALTPPATMEALRWKGADAAALGALCAELGISPPALPAA, from the coding sequence ATGCAGGTCCACCTCCTCGACGGCACCTACGAGCTCTTCCGTGCGCACTTCGGGGCGCCTTCGCGGCAGTCGCCCAGCGGCCAAGAGGTGGGCGCTACGGTGGGGCTGCTGCGCTCGTTCGCGGCGCTGCTGCGCGAGCCTGGTGTCACGCATGTGGCCTGCGCCTTCGATACCGTGATCGAGTCGTTCCGGAATGACCTCTTCGCGGGCTACAAGACCGGCGAGGGCATGGACCCGCTGCTGTACGCACAGTTCCCGCTGGCCGAGCGCGCCTGCGAAGCGCTGGGCATCGTCACGTGGCCCATGCGCGACGTGGAGGCCGACGACGCGCTCGCCAGCGCCGCCGCACGCCTGCGCGACGACCCCTCCGTGACACGCGTGCTGGTCTGCTCACCCGACAAGGACCTCACGCAGTGTGTGCGTGGCGAGCGCGTGGTGTCGTTCGACCGGCGCAAGCAAGAGACGCTCACCGAGGCCGGCGTGCTGGCCAAGTTCGGCGTGCCGCCCGCGTCCATCCCGGACTACCTGGCGCTCGTGGGCGACACGGCCGACGGAATCCCCGGGATCCCGCGCTGGGGCCAGAAGGGCGCCGCCGCGGTGCTCCTGCGCTACGGCCACCTCGAGGCCATCCCGGACGACGCCGCGGCCTGGGACGTGAGCGTGCGAGGCGCGGCTGCCCTGGCCCAGAACCTGGCCGCCCAGCGCGAGGACGCGTGCCTGTTCCGCACGCTCGCCACCCTGCGCGAAGACGTGGCGCTCACACCGCCGGCCACCATGGAGGCGCTGCGCTGGAAGGGCGCCGACGCGGCCGCGCTCGGAGCGCTGTGCGCGGAGCTGGGCATCAGCCCGCCAGCGCTGCCCGCGGCGTGA
- a CDS encoding type II toxin-antitoxin system PemK/MazF family toxin: MKRGETWWTDFAEPQGSAPGFRRPVVIVQDDLLTDSLLHTVMVVPLTTNLQRGLAVGNVELSARETGLPRPSVALVCQVVTVDKSLFEQRVGSLSRRKLSEVDRGLRLALGLGIAPA, from the coding sequence GTGAAGCGCGGGGAGACATGGTGGACCGATTTCGCGGAGCCACAGGGCTCGGCGCCGGGCTTTCGCCGGCCCGTGGTGATCGTTCAAGACGACCTCTTGACGGACAGCCTCCTCCACACCGTGATGGTGGTGCCGCTGACCACGAACCTGCAGCGTGGCTTGGCCGTTGGGAACGTGGAGCTATCGGCCCGCGAAACAGGCTTGCCCAGACCCTCGGTGGCCCTCGTGTGCCAGGTCGTCACGGTGGACAAGAGCCTGTTCGAGCAACGCGTGGGGTCGCTCTCGCGCCGGAAGCTGAGCGAAGTTGATCGCGGCCTGCGGCTGGCCTTGGGGCTCGGCATCGCTCCCGCCTGA
- a CDS encoding ribbon-helix-helix protein, CopG family, with amino-acid sequence MKTAISIPDEVFAEAEEAAKRLGLSRSELFTRAIKAYLTERSERSITSSYSAAFDDASSSKDDFQREAARRALLSVEWDSE; translated from the coding sequence ATGAAGACCGCGATCTCGATTCCCGATGAGGTCTTTGCGGAAGCCGAGGAGGCCGCCAAACGCCTTGGGCTCTCGCGCAGCGAGCTGTTCACTCGGGCGATCAAGGCCTACCTCACCGAGCGCAGCGAGCGGAGCATCACCAGCTCTTACAGCGCTGCATTCGACGATGCCTCGTCGTCGAAGGACGACTTCCAGCGCGAGGCCGCACGCCGGGCGCTGCTCAGCGTGGAGTGGGACAGCGAGTGA
- a CDS encoding YceI family protein, which translates to MPKFDAKSAEVLLFSYKDGLLAKVAHDLKMRVDEFSIDVADDLSSVKATFQANRVSVLNAMKDGREDHGTLGDGDKKKILANISDDVLDSRRYPTITFESTSVREQGQTRVVTGNLTLHGQTRTVSATIREDGSSWTTDVTLQQPDFGIKPYKALGGALKVKPEVRVTVRVPKS; encoded by the coding sequence ATGCCGAAGTTCGACGCCAAGTCCGCTGAAGTCCTGCTCTTCTCCTACAAGGACGGGCTGCTCGCCAAGGTGGCCCACGACCTCAAGATGCGCGTGGACGAGTTCAGCATCGACGTGGCCGACGACCTGTCGTCCGTGAAGGCCACCTTCCAGGCGAACCGCGTCAGCGTGCTGAACGCCATGAAGGACGGGCGCGAAGACCACGGCACCCTCGGCGACGGCGACAAGAAGAAGATCCTCGCCAACATCTCGGACGACGTGCTGGACAGCCGCCGCTACCCGACCATCACCTTCGAGTCCACGTCCGTGCGCGAGCAGGGGCAGACCCGCGTGGTCACCGGCAACCTCACGTTGCACGGCCAGACGCGCACCGTCAGCGCCACCATCCGCGAGGACGGCAGCAGCTGGACCACCGACGTGACGCTCCAGCAGCCGGACTTCGGCATAAAGCCCTACAAGGCGCTGGGCGGGGCCCTCAAGGTGAAGCCCGAGGTGCGCGTCACCGTGCGCGTGCCCAAGAGCTGA